AGGGTCGCCTGCACCTGATCCACCGGGCCGACCGCCTGCCCGAAATCCTCTACCGCATCGAAGGCCGCCTGGGCGCCATCACCATCCTGCCCCTGTGGCCCAAGGCGGGTGCCGAGGCCAAGCGGGTGCTGGTGGCCGGCACCATGGGCCGCAACACCCCGGCCAGCCTCCTGCCCGGCCTGGTCCTGCACCAGGCCGACGGCGCCTTCACCGCCGCCGCCCAGGCTGTGCTGCGCGACGGCGGCCCCTTGCCGGCTCAATAGGGCTGGTCGCCCCGCACCGCCGCCTCGATCTGCGAGCGGTGCAACCCGATGTCGCGCAGCAGGTGGGCATCCATGTTCTGGAGGGCCCGCCGCGCCCGGCGCCGCTCCAGGAAAGCGGCCAGGGCAGGCCACAGGTGCTGCAACACCCCCGCGCGGGGCAGAGACGGCGACGAGACGGTACTCGACGGCGAACGCATGATTCCTCCTTCAGGCCCGCCTGAGCGCGCCCGCTGAACAGCACTGTCATGTCGATGAGTTCGACAAGGCGCAGTGAACCACATCCTGATTAATTGAAAAATTTTATTGTTTTTATGAAAACCATATTCAATTTTTATATATGCGAGATTTCAACCTGGACCAGCTCCGCAGCTTCCTTGCCGTAATCGAGCTGGGCAATTTCTCGGCCGCGGCCCGGCAGTTGAACCTCAGCCAGCCGGCGGTCAGCATCCAGGTCCGCGAACTCGAATCCCGGGTCGGCCTGCGCCTGATCGAGCGCCTGGGCAAGCGGGCCTTCCCCACCGCTGCCGGCACCGATCTCGCCGCCCACGCCCGCCGCATCCAGGCGGAGGTCGAACAGGCCGACCTGACCATGCACCGCCATCGCGACGGCTACCTGGGCAAGGTGCGCATCGGCAGCGGGGCGGCGACCTTGACCTACCTGCTGCCGCCGGTGTTGCGGCGCCTGCGCGACAGCCACCCCAACGTCGAGGTTTCGGTGGTCACCGGCACCACCTCAGGCATCGTCGAACAATTGCTGGCCAACCGGCTGGACCTGGGGGTGGTCACCCTGCCGGCCCAGCATCCGCTGATCGAGATCACCCCGATCAATACCAAGCAACTCGTTGCCATCCTCCCCGGCGACCGGCCGAACCTGCCCGACCGCCCGCGCCCGGCCGACCTGGCCAACATGCCCCTGGTGATCGAGGAACGCGGTTCCAACCTCACCGCCCTGATCCTGGAATGGCTGGCGGCCGGCGG
This DNA window, taken from Oleomonas cavernae, encodes the following:
- a CDS encoding DUF1127 domain-containing protein → MRSPSSTVSSPSLPRAGVLQHLWPALAAFLERRRARRALQNMDAHLLRDIGLHRSQIEAAVRGDQPY
- a CDS encoding LysR family transcriptional regulator, whose protein sequence is MRDFNLDQLRSFLAVIELGNFSAAARQLNLSQPAVSIQVRELESRVGLRLIERLGKRAFPTAAGTDLAAHARRIQAEVEQADLTMHRHRDGYLGKVRIGSGAATLTYLLPPVLRRLRDSHPNVEVSVVTGTTSGIVEQLLANRLDLGVVTLPAQHPLIEITPINTKQLVAILPGDRPNLPDRPRPADLANMPLVIEERGSNLTALILEWLAAGGVRPQPILEYNGLEAVKAIVGAGLGYTIIQTEAAMDGVARDRFVVRPLDPPLSRVIALAQRRDKPDSLALRLVRDAVMTLGAAPPTLKA